In a single window of the Pelodiscus sinensis isolate JC-2024 chromosome 18, ASM4963464v1, whole genome shotgun sequence genome:
- the RAB5IF gene encoding GEL complex subunit OPTI — protein sequence MSGARRKEEPPPPHPQLHLVANGGGALRGSVWGKALRSDSAWEDKDEFLDVIYWFRQIIAVILGVIWGIVPLKGFLGIAIFCLINAGVLYLYFSSFQQIDEEEYGGTWELTKEGFMTSFALFLVVWIIFYTAIHYD from the exons ATGAGCGGCGCCCGGCGGAAGGAGGAGCCGCCACCGCCGCACCCTCAGCTGCACCTGGTGGCCAACGGCGGCGGCGCGCTGCGGGGCTCCGTGTGGGGCAAGGCGCTGCGGAGCGACTCCGCCTGGGAGGACAAG gATGAGTTTTTAGATGTGATCTACTGGTTCCGACAGATCAttgcagttattttgggagtcatCTGGGGCATAGTTCCGCTCAAGGGATTTCTGGGAATAGCAAT ATTCTGCCTGATCAACGCCGGCGTCCTGTACCTCTATTTCAGCAGCTTTCAGCAGATAGACGAAGAGGAGTATGGAGGCACGTGGGAGCTAACAAAAGAAGGATTCATGACATCGTTTGCACTGTTTTTG GTGGTTTGGATAATCTTTTACACTGCCATCCACTACGACTGA